In the genome of Erpetoichthys calabaricus chromosome 13, fErpCal1.3, whole genome shotgun sequence, the window ACAAGAGTGTTTTCTCaatgtggtttatttaacaatattttggtaaaaatacatttgtttgggATATTGTGAGCATATAAGTGAATGGCTTCACATGTGGaatatgtgacacaagtaacggGAGATTTCTTTATGGAGTTTTTGATCTTGTTTACTGTTATCCAGCGTAGGCCATTAAAGACGCCAATTCCATCAGAAAGTTAGTTATCTATgctctgcatgaaaacattagattaaaacattttctcagtcatcactacaaactacatgaggtaagtaaaatatgataaagaaaaaaaacactcagcccaaaaatgatattttaagtGCCAGCAGGAAACAGCAGTTGACATTTGTCCTATTGGCCCAGCATATTATTTGGCAAATAAAAGTTGGGATGGGCAGACATTTATGATCTCAGAGGGGGAGCGTCAATTCAGatgtatagtactgtgcaaaagttttaggcaggtgtgaaaaaatgctgtaaacaaagaatgctttcagaaatataaataatgagtgtttattgttattaatttacaaaatgcaaagtgagagaacaaaagaaaaatctaaatcaaatcaatatttggtgttactaccttttgccttcaaaccagcatcaattcttataggtccacttgcacaaagtcagggattttgtaggattctagtcaggtgtctgatcaaacagttctaccaaacaggtgctaatgatcatcaatgtcacatgttggttgaaacacagtcattaactgaaacagaaacagcttcaaactgggtgaggaacagccaaactctgctaccaaggtgaggttgtggaaaacagtttcatgtcatggcaagattgagcacagcaacaagacacaaggtagttctactgcatcagcaaggtctctcccagacaaagatctcaaagcagactggggtttcaagatgcgctgttcaagctcttttgaagaagcacaaagaaacgggcaacgttgaggatcgtagacgcagtggtcgccaaggaaacttagtgcagcagatgaaagacacatcaagcttattaccctttgaaatcggaacaTGTCCAGcggtgccatcagctcagaactggcagaaaccagtgggacccaggtacacccatctactgtccgaagaagtctggccagaagtggtcttcatggaagagttgcagccaaaaagccatacctccgacgtggaaacaaggccaagcgactcaagtatgcacgaaaacataggaactggggtgcagaaaaatggcagcaggtgctctggactgatgagtcaaaatttgaaatatttggttgtagCAGAAGGCAAGTTATTCATCGAATGGCTGGAgggtggtacaataatgagtgtctgcaggcaacagtgaagcatggtggaggttccttgaacgtttggggctgcatttctgcaaatggagttggagatttggtcaggattaatggtgttcttaatgctgagaaatacaggtagatacttatccatcatgcaataccatcagggaggtgtatgattggccccaaatttattctgcagcaggacaacgaccccaaatatatagccaaagtcattaagaactatcttcagtgtaaagaagaacaagaagtcctggaagtgatggtatggcccccacagagccctgatctcaacatcatcgagtgtgtctgggattacatgaagagacagaaggatgtgaggaagcctacatccacagaagatctgttgtttgttctccaagatgtttggaacaacctaccagccgagttccttcaaaaactgtgtgcaagtgtacctagaagaattgatgctgttttgaaggcaaagggtggtcacaccaaatattgatttgatttagatttctcttttgttcattcactgcattttgttgattgatgaaaataaatgattaacacttcaatttctgaaagcattctttgtttacagcattttttcacacctgcctaaaacttttgcacagtactgtatttcaAACCAAGTGTGCTCAACTCACCGGCCTAAAGGATTTGAAGACCTTGTCTAGGATTTCAGGCAGTGTCTTCTTGCCACATGAGGAGATGTAGTCCTGAGCATGTTGAAGAAAAGGTAGGCAATCCTCACTTTCACTCCACACGTGCTTGAAAGGAAGAGAGATAAAAAAGAAAGCTCCATTAGTACATGAAATCAGCCCAAGACAACCTGAATGTGcctgtgttatgttacagccaggctTACCTGGCTCctgtttatttctgttaatactgttatgtttatttagtatttatgtattctGTATTCAAGGGTCTTGAAActattccttgtattttgtgtgtgAAACCCCAAAAGGTGGGGGTCACTAATGTGGGACCACAGTCGGCCTTTATTTGGAGGTCAAGGAGATGAAGCTACCAGAGTGTTACTGaactttttaaagaaaagattGCAGATGCAAGTACTGTATTGATTGTTCTCGTTTTTGTAGATTATTGCTTCGGTTTTTTTGAATTCTGATCGTGGATGTGATTGTTTGTCTTGGATGGTTTTTAAGGCACATCCTTATGCCTCATTTGggcctttttttgctatttttgtactATTGTACAGGTCAGCGAGTATGcattggtacagcatgttgccacatccACCTCACAATGAAATGGTTCTGGATCCCAGtcggcaatcccccaggcagacacacggtccagtcccaccctccagaaatgacctcatatctgtcacagccagttattacgtgggcatccccttggtcaacaatgaggaccctgcaagctggatcacctcgtgggaattgtgccacatggccatagtgctgtaactgactgacgctccctcaaaatgcaggtaatgtgcctcattaaggactccatgagcaaaacAAAggcaaaccagtggtacccaaagattctccgaagagacacagaactaaaggagtccagtcttcgtctcaggtcactggatagcgtccatgtcttgcaaccatatggaaaaacaggaagcaccaggactctaaagacttggacctttgtccttttgcatagatatcaggagcaccacacacccctttccagcgaccttgtGACCCCTcaagctctcccaatccatctactgacttcatagtaagagtcagagacatgaatgtcactaccatggtaagtaaacctctcgatgaggttgacactctctccgcagcgagacacactgctgatggctgtgcccaagaggtcattaaaggcctggatcttggtgtttatcaggaccctcgcaagcccagacactcagacccctcactcagtctctcgagagccccgatcagagtctccattgactccgtgaagatcacagcatcgtcagcaaagttaagatcagtgaatctttcttcaccaacagatgccccatagctgCTGGAcctcacgaccttgcccaacgcccagtccatgcaagcactgaacagagtaggggcagaacacaccactgacgaaccccagaataaactgggaaaacacagagggtctgcctccaatCTGCATAGCACACAGAGTACCAGTATactggccagccatgatatccagcaatttTGGGGGATCCTGCGAAGTCTCAGGAGGTccaacagggcagctcgatcaaccgagtcaaacactttacgaaaatcaacaaaggctacagtgaaactctgccgatattcacgtttgtgctccatgagaaccctcagtgccaggatgcagttgatggtagactttttaGGTGCAAAACAAGAATGCTCCCGTCGCTGGTAATTGAGCAAATGATCACAGATCCTTTTGAGGATGGCCCTAGGAAGGACCTTAACCGGCACGGTGAGCAGTGTTAATACCATGTATTTgtcacaatccaggtgatcaccgttccctttccagatagggacaagaaATGCCATTTTCCAATCATTTATAGAAAATGATTAATTAATATACTTTTTGGTGATGTGCTAAAAGTTACAGGTTTGTGGTTTCTTCACTCTTGAAGAGTATTTTCATGAAATGGCGATGTTTAAtttactctctctatatataaaatcctaagcctaaaagtgcaaggactttgtgcaatgattttacgtgacgtttttatgtcatgctttgaatcaagcttattttaaaacctacatatgtatgtttggtatcattcttttcagaatttatccaactttatgtgatattgttagattttcagattcttattccatttttaaattataaattaaaatatcaagaaatggtttttatttttgattcagtAAATTTCTTTCACAGAaacaaactatataaaaaaaattctcttcaTAACACCAATGTCTGTATTTCGGTGATTTAGtcagctgaaggtcgagttatgatgacccattgcataccactttagtctttacgtgatttttcctgttattttatttatttttttaagtttttttatctataagaatgtcaatTAAAACGAATGGatctatttagtctcttataaatactcatcgagcttAGTGAatctcagtttaacgggaatactccaatcggtaagagaggaaatattttcttctcatttcatgatttttactacattaaaatagtatttttcttttacatatttatagaatttcatgattttgactccaatatatatttttcttctgtacatttacagattttactaatattctggccacaaACTTGGGATTGGGCGCCGAaggcactgggggggggggggggggggggcttgcccccctagtattattataataatactattTAATATCAAACTATAAAGTATCCTCAAAAAAGTGTGTACATCTGATCATCTCATTGTCCTCATACAGAGCCCACACTCTGgggatatattaaaatattaggaCTGAGGATGGAGAAAATGTCTGATTCCAATGGTAAAGCAGTTAGGCAAGGCTGCATATGGGTGCCAAATCTGAGCACAGAATGAGAGAAGCTGGGCTGGAAAAGTGGATTTAAAATTACTAGAAGAAACATCAACAACCTTCACTATGCGGAGGATACCACACTGACAGCTGAAAATGAAGAGGACTTACACACCCTTAAAATGAGAGTAAAGTGAGAAGATGGCACTGCGACTAAATGCCTAGAAGACTAAACGGATGACAACTCCCATGACAGCCAATTTTAGAGATGATGGCGAAGAGGTGGAAGTGCTAGATGAGGATTGATCCTACAAGACAGAAACTAACAGGGAAGGATCCGGCAGTCAAGATGTTTTCTTGAGGTTATCTCTGGGAAAAGCCGCCATGAAAAACCTAACAAAGATTCTCACATCTAGAGACATAGCTATGAAGACAAAGACCTGGGTTGTTCAGATGATGCTTTTTTTCCATGATACTGTACGGATGTGAACGCTGGACTTTGAAGAAGCAAGGTAGGAAGAGGACTGACGCCTCTGATCTGTGGTCTTGGCAAATACTTTCAAGAATAAAACAGACAGCcaggaaaacaaataaatggataTCAAATCTGGACTTTCACTCAAGGAGCAGCAAATATACTTACTGTAGGTCTTCTCATGATGTGTCCTAATTCcctaataacaaaaatatactaATCTCATTTGAGTCTGGTGAATATTCTGATGATCAGTAGAAACTAAATTACAAATTCCATGAACAGCTATAAAGAGGGCATGTTGGCTTCTCAGGATTTGAGCGTGAGAGAGCCCCGTGGTCTGACTATCAACTACTTGCCTCTGTGTAACAGGTCAGTGGGCTCCACTAGGATTACAACTTCCTCTATCAgcgttttcttatttaattttttttcccacttaacattttctttattaggtTATAGTGTCGGCtgtatgtgccatctgttggaatgaaaagtagAATGCATTATATTAGTGCACCTTTGAAATGGGTGGGTCGAGAATGATGCCCTTGACTGAGCATGTCACGAGCGACATCACAGGGACTAGAACTGCAGTTCCAATGTGTTGAATTTATTTCAGTGAGGTGACACTTTGGCACTTAGATTTAAGTGCTAGACCAGTAGGCCACAATTTGCATTTGACCAGGCCGGCTAGTTCTTTACTGCTTAGCATTCtagtgggtctgactctgaaGGGGCTGCAGCGTCAccaacaaaaacagaatacagtatatcacattgTAAAACGGAGCAGTAAAATAAAGTGCCAAGAGTCAATTCTAACCAACCAGTCTAACAAGCAAGTATTGCACTAGGCTGGCAGCTTTCTCTCAGACCGAACTCGCCCACTAAATCCACAACTCCAGGTGTTGGCATCAGGTCTCTGGCTCAGCTTTCTGAGGATAAAAAAAGCAAACGGTTCAAATACTCAAGAGTCAGGAATCTTCTAAATGTGTTTAACTTTGATAAACATCCAGAGGCTCCACTTATGACCTGAACAAATGCAATTCTTACCATTTGATATCATAACAATTATGTTCActactatattttcattttatttacagtggatttagaaaatacccagacccccttcactttctgcacacttcattgtgttgtaacATTTGCCAATTTTGCCCATCTCTTTGCACTGAATAACCCAATAGGACAAAGTGAtaacatgtcttcagaaaggttacaaaatatattcaaaattaaaactaaaatctcATATATTCAGACCCTGTGCTGTGGCACTCCACGTTGTGCCCAAGTGCCTCCTGTTTGgacaccaggcactgctcatcttcTGCTTAATACCCACCCCTACGGTGAGGCACAGTGGTGGCCATTATGGGGATACAGGGAGACTGTTGAAAACAGAAGGAAGGAGGAGTGCAGCCaaacacagagaggtccttgaagaaaacctgctccagagtgcatgccacCAGAGCGAtaagacaatgacctgaagcattcagccaagacaacactggagtagTGATGGATCAGTTCAAAATGTTGGACTTCTGTATGAATATCAGCTTTAGGACCTCAGTTCCAGTACTAAAATGTTTCTTAAGCAAATAATAGACATAGATGTGAGAAACTTTCCCTAACAGCAGTAacatatttcttaattttatatttcaCTCATATGTTAATAAACATTCACTAGTTTAACTTATGGGCTGAACAGATATCATTCTTGTTAGTTAATAGTTGAATTTTAaagttggtttaatttttatatatgcattatgttcacttctatacttatttgtacaaaattatgtgtgatgtgttttaaaTGTGATGTCCTTATCTCTCTGTAAAACCCTGAGGACAAACCAAGAATTTCCTTCTTGGGCCAATAAACCAGAGTTGAACTGAATAGATTATTGATTGTCCCCTGGTCTACTTTGTCATTAATTATAAACTTAAGACTTAATGATGCAAACTCTATAGAAGAAAGGTAAATTACTAGGACAAGGACAAGAGAACAGAGCAGTTACAAGAAATGGAGAAATGCCACTCATTGTAAAGGTAAACCTCACATACCAAATCTGTTCAAACACAGTTGCCTGAAggaggggcctaagttgccttgaaagcttacatattgtaatctgattagttagccaataaaaaatgtcattttgcttgacttctcattgcatccatactggctaacatggtacaacaccctgctAACAAAGAATAAGACAAAAATTGGAGATAATTGAACAGTGAGATCAAGGGATCGTGAAACAGACTAAAATAAGAACCTGCAGCCAAGATGCCCGCCCCCCAATACTGAATTTGACACCCACTGATCTGGTGAGCCAGTTGAGAGGAATGAATCTGCAGCCTTGTGGATTGAAGTTCAAATCCAGTTCTCTGAGGACCAGGCCCATTCATCTAAGTAAAGCTACgccacccaacccccccccccccccctgctaACTACCGTCCCCaccatacatacatccatccatacatacatacatactacgTCCAATCAGCCTCGTTTCCATGTTGGGGCGGTTACATACGCACATATCGCGACACAGTCTGTTCGCCATCGTCTATTATCGCCTGCGttattccaatatacagtattaacgtCAGCGATGTTTGCATACATGACGTCATTATCACATCACCTACACGCGTACCGTCCCACTTATCACGCATCACCAAATGCCAATCAGTAACCTGACACCAGCGTGCCGGGCTCGGTGCGGGTTCCTCCTCTTCCAGAATCGTCTATGCGCCCAACAAGCAGCGGCCTGACTCGAGTCAGGCCTCCCAGCCGCCAGAGGAAAGGGACGCACGTGACGCGATGTCACCTGGGGGGGTTTGGAGAGGTTCTGGCTCCCGAAAAACGGCGGCGCCCCCCCCCCTACAATCCCACCGCCGATAACCCAACCACAGATGACGACGACCAAGGCCACACTTACAAAATTCTCCGCTCCTCCGTTCATGTCGGGGCAGAGGACGTAGAAGGAGAGGCCGGGATCTGCGTAGAAATCCAGCCGTCTCTCGTCGGTCTCCTCCGCCGCGATGAGGTCGAAAGGGATGCCGGAGCACCATTTCTCCGCGATTTCCACCAGCTGTTTAAAATCCATCCTTCCTTGAGGAGTCGGCGACCGGATACGGAGCGGTTTGTCTGGAGAGTggctggcacacacacacacctggcgAAGCGGGCGCTCCGCGAACGTGGCTACACGACGACAGTTCCTGGGCTGCACTGCCTGTCACTCGAGACGTGGGCACATGACGGGACAGGCGTCACGGCTTGATGACACGCGAGTTTTTTTctcgaaatatgtttttttttgttcccctCGGCGAGTCCGCAAGCGACTGAACGTTACAGGGCTGCAGGCTGAGCGGGGCAGGGGGTGTCAATAGCGTGCATTGTGAATGAAAGCGTAACAACGCGGTGACGACACTGGCCAAACAGCCAATCGCAGCTCAGGCTGGCGCt includes:
- the mturn gene encoding maturin; its protein translation is MDFKQLVEIAEKWCSGIPFDLIAAEETDERRLDFYADPGLSFYVLCPDMNGGAENFHVWSESEDCLPFLQHAQDYISSCGKKTLPEILDKVFKSFRPILGLPDLDEDAFEEYHADVEEEEAEADHPQMGVSQQ